One stretch of Oncorhynchus clarkii lewisi isolate Uvic-CL-2024 chromosome 3, UVic_Ocla_1.0, whole genome shotgun sequence DNA includes these proteins:
- the LOC139403912 gene encoding protein ABHD13-like, whose translation MEKPWRLWGSVERCALALASWSWGACRISLLALILTFHLYGGFFLLALILASVAAILYKFQDVLLYFPDQPSSSRLYVAMPTGIPHENVYIHTKDGVRLNLILLRYTGGDSLDNPGVAPVNASNPASTAPPTILYFHGNAGNIGHRVPNALLMLVNLKANVVLVDYRGYGKSEGEPSEDGLYLDAQATLDYVMTRPDLDKTKVMVFGRSLGGAVAVRLASANPHRVAAIVVENTFLSIPHMAATLFSFLPMRLLPLWFYRNQFLSYRQVALCRMPSLFVSGLSDQLIPPVMMKQLYELSPARTKRLAIFSEGTHNDTWQCQGYFAALEQFVKDLMNSHTHEESVQSTASVTII comes from the coding sequence atGGAGAAGCCGTGGAGGCTGTGGGGCTCGGTGGAGCGCTGTGCCCTGGCCTTGGCCTCCTGGTCCTGGGGTGCCTGTCGCATCTCCCTCCTGGCCCTCATCCTCACCTTCCACCTCTACGGAGGCTTCTTTCTCCTGGCTCTCATCTTGGCCTCGGTGGCCGCCATCCTCTACAAGTTCCAGGACGTGCTGCTCTACTTCCCTGACCAGCCCTCCTCCTCCCGGCTCTATGTGGCCATGCCAACAGGCATCCCCCATGAGAACGTCTACATCCACACCAAGGACGGCGTGCGCCTCAACCTTATCCTGCTCCGCTACACCGGCGGAGACAGCCTTGATAACCCCGGGGTCGCCCCCGTCAACGCATCTAACCCTGCCTCCACGGCCCCGCCCACTATCCTTTATTTCCACGGCAACGCAGGCAACATCGGGCACCGGGTGCCCAACGCTCTGCTGATGCTGGTGAACCTGAAGGCCAATGTGGTGCTGGTGGACTACCGGGGGTATGGGAAGAGCGAGGGCGAGCCCAGTGAGGACGGCCTGTACCTGGACGCCCAGGCCACGCTGGACTACGTGATGACCCGGCCTGACCTGGACAAGACCAAGGTGATGGTGTTTGGCCGCTCTCTGGGGGGTGCAGTGGCGGTTCGCCTGGCCTCGGCCAACCCTCACCGTGTGGCGGCCATCGTGGTGGAGAACACCTTCCTCAGCATCCCCCACATGGCCGCCACACTCTTCTCCTTCCTGCCCATGAGGCTGCTGCCCCTGTGGTTCTACCGGAACCAGTTCCTGTCCTACAGACAGGTGGCGCTGTGCCGGATGCCCTCACTGTTCGTGTCGGGCCTGTCAGACCAGCTCATCCCGCCCGTCATGATGAAGCAACTTTACGAGCTGTCGCCGGCACGGACTAAACGTCTGGCCATCTTCTCTGAGGGCACACACAACGACACATGGCAGTGCCAGGGCTACTTCGCCGCACTGGAACAGTTTGTTAAGGACCTGATGAATAGCCACACCCACGAGGAGAGCGTCCAGTCCACAGCCAGTGTCACAATCATCTAG